The sequence ATCCTTCCTATGTATGCAGTTCATAAAGAGATTAAAAGTGGAGAATTCAAGGTAATTTATACTGTTAATGAAGTTAAAGATGGATATCAAGTTGTAATTACAAAAGACAAAAAGAGCTTAATCCAAATTATTAAATTCATTAATTTTATTCAAGACTATCAAATCCAATATTAGGAGGCTAAATGAACTTAATAGATTCTTATAAAACTGAAGCTTTACTTTTAGAAAATTTTATAAAAGAAGAGGAAGAGAGAAAAGAAACAGAAAGAGTAGCAAAAGAGTTAGCTAATATATTCAATGCTGGTAATAAAGTTTTAATCTGTGGAAATGGTGGAAGTAACTGTGATGCTCTACACTTTGCAGAAGAGTTTACTGGTAGATTTAGAGGAGATAGAAGAGCTCTTCCTGCTATTGCTATTGCTGATTCTTCTCATATAACTTGTGTTGGTAACGATTATGGGTTTGATTCTATATTCTCACGTGGTGTAGAAGCCTATGGTAAGGCTGGAGATATGTTTATAGGTATATCTACTAGTGGGAACTCAAACAATGTAATCAAGGCTGTAGAAGCTGCTAAAAAGTTAGGTATGAAAACTTGTGTTCTACTTGGAAAAGATGGAGGTAAATTAAAAGGAACTTGTGACTTTGAATTTATAATTCCTGGAAATACTTCTGATAGAATCCAAGAGATTCATATGATGATCCTTCATATTATTATTGAGGGAGTAGAAAGATTAATGTTTCCTGAAAACTA is a genomic window of uncultured Fusobacterium sp. containing:
- the gmhA gene encoding D-sedoheptulose 7-phosphate isomerase, with protein sequence MNLIDSYKTEALLLENFIKEEEERKETERVAKELANIFNAGNKVLICGNGGSNCDALHFAEEFTGRFRGDRRALPAIAIADSSHITCVGNDYGFDSIFSRGVEAYGKAGDMFIGISTSGNSNNVIKAVEAAKKLGMKTCVLLGKDGGKLKGTCDFEFIIPGNTSDRIQEIHMMILHIIIEGVERLMFPENY